One genomic segment of Clostridium saccharoperbutylacetonicum N1-4(HMT) includes these proteins:
- a CDS encoding sigma 54-interacting transcriptional regulator — translation MAKKDLVYRKILQLNNPNGIDTKTLASLINMSRANLSHELNELCKEGKLSKSSGRPVLFFITNDENTPTESQLDLLAKTNTSLKDSIEQAKAAILYPPKGMNCLILGSTGVGKSMFASLMHNYALEMKVKPEDSPFIVFNCADYSNNPQLLTSQLFGVKKGAYTGAESDKTGLIEQADGGILFLDEIHRLPPEGQEALFIFLDTGTFRRIGDSEIRKSDVLIISATTEDPNSTLLNTFTRRIPIIINIPCLKDRTLDERLFLIKSFFKYESIRINKEIYVSLNSLRALLSYDCPNNIGQLKSDVQLLCAKAYSEFLTNQKTDVRVHSGMLPHYIKEGLYKEKEHRVLWNKLMSEEIEYFRFNGANEDTNTIFNNVDNTIYDFIENKLEKLKSLDISDIDIENILEKDIAKHFSKNNSEVSKEANKKNLLTIIDEGILDCFDEIIDYASQKLNITFDNNLYTAFALHINTLINRINNDKIIINTNLNKIKDLYPLEFSTAIEIKEIIENYINKSIPIDEAGYLTLFLIPDNTFNSMAQDKAKVILIAHGDSTATSMANVSSSLLGEDYVLPINAPIDVAPSKVLDQLKKCIENNPTSAGYLLLVDMGSLTTFADTIKKDLNVDIKVISLVSTLHVLEAARKALIGSSLDEIYNDVLMVNSYVEMHKNVSHTSENRDKILIITACLTGEGAAIAIKNFLLSNLRLNSDYFEIVCLNCLDKNYFKEKILNLQKENEILFIVSSFPVSSKIKQYTMYEVFDMDVLKELQAAIDSKTTMINIPKIIKENVNNIDGVELFNDVTKFLNLLETKLSIKLSEEVTVGIILHIAFVIGRLRNENNPAIYPERDNYIAEYIDLYTLIKENLGFVNNKYKIDICDDEICYLMKLLLNAEPKLKDKFKHK, via the coding sequence ATGGCGAAAAAAGACTTAGTATATCGAAAAATACTTCAATTAAACAATCCAAATGGAATTGATACTAAAACACTAGCTTCTTTAATTAATATGTCCAGAGCCAATTTAAGTCATGAACTAAATGAATTATGTAAGGAAGGTAAATTATCGAAATCATCTGGAAGACCTGTTTTATTCTTTATTACAAATGATGAAAATACACCTACTGAATCACAGTTAGATCTATTAGCCAAAACTAATACATCTCTCAAAGATTCTATTGAACAAGCAAAAGCTGCTATTTTATACCCTCCGAAGGGTATGAATTGTTTAATATTAGGTAGTACTGGTGTTGGTAAATCAATGTTTGCTTCATTAATGCATAACTATGCTTTAGAAATGAAAGTAAAACCTGAAGATTCTCCATTTATTGTATTTAACTGTGCAGATTATAGTAATAATCCTCAATTACTTACTTCTCAATTATTCGGAGTAAAAAAAGGTGCTTATACAGGAGCTGAATCTGATAAAACAGGCTTAATTGAGCAGGCCGATGGTGGGATATTATTTTTAGATGAAATTCATAGACTGCCTCCAGAAGGTCAAGAAGCTCTTTTTATATTTTTAGATACTGGAACCTTTAGGAGAATTGGAGATTCAGAGATAAGAAAATCAGATGTTCTAATAATTTCTGCTACAACAGAGGATCCAAATTCTACTTTGCTAAACACTTTTACAAGAAGAATTCCAATTATAATCAATATTCCTTGTCTTAAAGATAGGACTCTAGATGAGAGATTATTTCTAATTAAAAGTTTCTTCAAATATGAAAGTATTCGTATTAATAAGGAAATATATGTTTCTCTTAATTCACTTAGAGCTTTACTATCTTATGACTGCCCTAATAATATTGGTCAATTAAAGAGTGATGTTCAACTACTTTGTGCAAAAGCATATTCAGAATTTTTAACTAACCAAAAAACAGATGTAAGAGTTCACAGTGGAATGTTACCACATTATATAAAAGAAGGACTTTATAAAGAAAAAGAACACCGTGTTTTATGGAATAAATTAATGAGTGAGGAAATTGAATATTTCAGATTCAACGGTGCAAACGAAGATACCAATACCATTTTTAATAATGTAGATAACACAATTTATGATTTTATAGAAAATAAACTTGAAAAATTAAAATCCTTAGATATTTCTGATATTGATATTGAAAATATACTTGAAAAAGATATTGCAAAACATTTTAGCAAAAATAATTCTGAAGTCTCTAAAGAAGCCAACAAAAAGAATTTATTGACTATCATCGATGAAGGTATTTTAGACTGTTTTGATGAAATAATAGATTATGCTTCGCAAAAACTAAATATTACTTTTGATAATAATCTTTACACAGCTTTTGCACTACATATTAATACTTTAATAAACAGAATCAACAATGATAAGATAATAATAAACACTAATTTAAATAAGATTAAAGATTTGTATCCTTTAGAGTTTAGTACAGCAATTGAAATTAAAGAAATTATAGAAAATTATATTAATAAATCTATTCCAATAGATGAAGCTGGATACTTAACTTTATTTTTAATACCAGATAATACTTTTAATTCTATGGCCCAAGATAAAGCAAAAGTTATACTTATCGCTCACGGAGACTCCACTGCTACCTCAATGGCAAATGTCTCAAGCAGCCTTTTAGGAGAAGATTATGTGCTCCCAATTAATGCACCAATTGATGTTGCACCTTCTAAAGTACTAGATCAGTTAAAGAAATGTATTGAAAATAATCCTACTTCTGCAGGCTACCTATTATTAGTTGATATGGGATCATTAACAACTTTTGCAGATACAATAAAGAAAGATTTAAATGTTGACATAAAAGTAATATCTCTTGTCTCAACATTACATGTATTAGAAGCTGCTAGAAAAGCGCTAATAGGTTCATCTTTAGATGAAATTTATAACGATGTACTTATGGTTAATTCTTATGTGGAAATGCATAAAAATGTAAGTCATACATCAGAAAATCGGGATAAAATCCTAATAATCACTGCATGCTTAACTGGTGAAGGAGCAGCTATTGCAATTAAGAATTTTTTACTTAGTAATCTTAGATTGAATAGCGATTATTTTGAAATAGTATGCTTAAATTGCTTGGACAAAAATTACTTTAAAGAAAAAATTCTCAATCTCCAAAAAGAAAATGAAATATTATTTATAGTTTCTTCTTTCCCTGTAAGTTCAAAAATAAAACAATATACTATGTATGAAGTTTTTGATATGGATGTACTAAAGGAATTACAAGCTGCTATTGATTCAAAAACTACAATGATCAACATACCTAAAATTATAAAGGAAAATGTTAATAACATAGATGGTGTCGAATTATTTAATGATGTAACTAAGTTCTTAAATTTACTAGAAACTAAGCTTTCTATAAAATTATCAGAAGAAGTTACAGTTGGAATAATTCTTCACATAGCCTTTGTTATTGGGCGATTAAGAAATGAGAATAACCCAGCTATTTATCCTGAAAGAGACAATTATATAGCAGAATACATTGATTTATATACACTAATAAAAGAAAATTTAGGCTTTGTTAATAATAAGTACAAAATTGATATATGTGATGATGAAATATGCTATTTAATGAAACTATTATTAAATGCAGAGCCAAAATTAAAGGATAAGTTCAAACACAAATAA
- a CDS encoding MurR/RpiR family transcriptional regulator, which yields MFNYEIIQSLNDLELMLYRYIMKNADKVVYMRIRELADEAHVSTTTILRFCKKVDCEGYSEFKIKLKMHIQKNESNKINDDTSIIIDFFKKLDNSELEKKLNTLCDLIKAANNVIFIGTGTSGILCKYAARYFSSIGRFAMYIDDPYFPRNYKMYEDSIIIAISVSGETATVIDHISNLKRENSTIVSITNSENCTIAKISDLNISYYVQRERIGISDITTQIPVLYIIESIGKRLHNKVIDSHM from the coding sequence ATGTTTAACTATGAAATTATACAAAGTTTAAATGATTTGGAACTAATGCTATATAGATATATAATGAAAAATGCAGATAAAGTTGTTTATATGAGGATTAGGGAATTGGCAGATGAAGCACATGTATCAACGACTACAATACTTAGGTTTTGTAAAAAGGTTGACTGTGAAGGGTATTCAGAATTCAAAATAAAATTGAAAATGCATATTCAAAAAAATGAAAGTAATAAAATAAATGATGATACTTCTATAATAATAGATTTTTTTAAAAAGTTAGATAATAGTGAATTAGAAAAGAAATTAAATACTCTTTGTGATTTAATTAAAGCAGCTAATAATGTTATATTTATAGGAACTGGGACATCAGGAATACTATGTAAATATGCAGCTAGATATTTTTCTTCAATAGGTAGATTTGCAATGTATATTGATGATCCATATTTCCCAAGAAATTATAAAATGTACGAAGATTCTATAATAATAGCCATATCAGTATCAGGAGAAACAGCGACTGTTATTGACCATATAAGTAATTTAAAGAGAGAAAATAGTACAATTGTAAGTATTACTAATAGTGAAAATTGTACTATAGCCAAGATATCTGACCTTAACATATCGTATTATGTTCAGAGAGAAAGGATAGGAATTAGTGATATAACAACTCAAATACCTGTGTTGTACATAATAGAAAGTATCGGAAAAAGGTTACATAATAAAGTTATAGATTCACATATGTAA
- a CDS encoding PTS lactose/cellobiose transporter subunit IIA, which produces MEPLEMAIMNIIINAGDCKNHSYMALNLVNEGKYEEADKEIVLANDALAKAHDSQTEMLQKEAAGEKIELSVLFVHAQDHLMTAITEKNLIQQIMELRKVVNTLAK; this is translated from the coding sequence ATGGAACCGTTAGAGATGGCAATTATGAACATAATAATAAACGCAGGAGATTGTAAAAATCATTCTTACATGGCCCTTAACCTTGTAAACGAAGGTAAGTATGAAGAAGCTGATAAAGAAATTGTATTAGCAAATGATGCATTGGCTAAGGCTCATGATTCTCAAACAGAAATGCTTCAAAAGGAAGCAGCTGGAGAGAAAATAGAATTATCAGTATTATTTGTTCATGCACAAGATCATTTAATGACAGCTATAACAGAAAAAAATCTTATTCAACAAATTATGGAATTAAGAAAAGTTGTTAATACATTAGCTAAATAA